The DNA region GAACAGCCAATAACACAACTGTTTTTTGCTAGTTCTTGTTTTGCCAGATCATTTAAAGTTTCTAACCAACCTTGTCTGTCATTATCATTTAACGACTGTCCTTTAGACATTTTTTTGATATTACTTTCTGGATGAAAGTCGTCACCATCAAAAAAAGGAATACTTAATTCTTCTGCAAGTAATTTTCCTATAGTGCTTTTTCCACTTCCTGAAACGCCTATGATGAAGATTACTTCGTTCAATGGTTTAATTTTTATTTGGTTCAGTACTTTTGCCTACAGTTGCTTCTTTAAACCAAACTTCTGCATAGCTTCCGTTTTTATATTGTTTTGTAATGTCTCCACCATAGGTTTCTGATTTGGTAGATTCACCATTTGCTTGATTATACGCACCCTGTTTAAAGTAATTGAGTTCACCCGCATAAGCTGTCTCACGTTCAACTCCACCTCCTTTTTCTCTATTTTCATACACTTTGATTACTTGTTCAGGAATATCTTCTTTTGTTGCAAATTCTGATTTAACTAGGCTTTTAGTGTACTTAATAGTTTCATGACCTTCACTTTTAAAAGTTAAATACATTATGCCTTGATGTACGTTGACTTCGTAACTAAACTCTTCACCTAAAGTGATTCCATCATTTGGCTCTTCTGGATATTCTGTTGGACTTGAACCAACTACAGAAAAATCGTGTCCCCAAACTGGTGATGAGTAATCAAATCTGCCAATATTGTCGCCTTCTGTATTAATCTCATAATTCCAAAACACAGAACCTTTTGTGTGTCCAGGAAATTTTTTGTAATAAATTTTTAGTGGTTCGTTTTCATGACCTTCGTCACTATGTATTTGTCCAATGACCACTGAAAAGGAAGATGCTCTAGTAGCATCTCCTGTAGTGGAAACATGCCGTACTTTTAACGTTCCTGTTAATTTTCCTCCAGTCTCTGGTATCCAATGAGCTTTTTGACCTAATTCTGTTCTGGTGTTACTTGAAGTTCTTGAAGTGATACCTGAATTTGGTGCTTTATAAACTACCCAATTCGTTTTTCCATCGTTTTCCACATAAAAGAAATCGTCTTTTTGGTAATTTACCAAATCATCAACATATGTTCCATCACCTAAAAGAACTTTCCATTGATCCATAAACGGAATGACTTCACTTGGGTATTTTACTGTTTTTTCAGTTTCAACTTCAGCTTTTGTTTCCGTTTTTTTTGCTTCGCTTTTACATGAAAAAACTGTAAAAATTATGAGTATAATGTATAATGCTTTTTTCATTTTTAGTGTTTTATTGTAGTATTTACGATTCCTTCCCGATAGCTATCGGGGTTCATAGGAATAAATTAATACATTAGAGTCATAACTAAATTTTCTTCACTCTTAATTTGTCCCGAATTGATTATTGTGTTATCTGAGGCTACATTGTTTTTAGCTCCCCAAAGAATAGAAATAAATTGTACAGGATTGTTTTTAAACGTGTTTTTTGTAATATTTACATTCACAATACCATTATGATTAAATAGTCTTTTGTTTTTCTCTTTTACACCACAATTGGTAAAAGTGCTGTTAGATACTAAAAGGTTTCCTCCAATAGTAGACTCGTCATAGCCACCTCTATAATAATCAATAACATTTTGTTTTACGTTATTGAAATTACAATTGTCAATCGTTAAATATTCAGTGTTATAATCACCTCTATCGTTTGTTTCTTCAGATAATTCTATTCCATTTTCACAATTTGAAATGGTAGTGTTTTCAAAAGTTACACGTTCAGAAAAGGATTGTTTATACACTTTTAAAACATAATTAAAATCGCTTATATCAGAATTTGAAACCGATAATCCGAAATGGTTAGACATATTCTCTTTTAAACTAGCAAATGCATAATTAGAAGCGTTTCCTTTAAGTTTAACGTTTTTTAGAGATAATTTTCCATAAGGATTCAAAGAAAAAGCTGGTGTGTTTGCGACTCCTTCATATATAATTTCGGTATTCCCTTTAGATTGAATTGTTATTGTTTTATCAATAATTAAAGATTCTGAAATCTCGAAAACTCCATCGTTCAATTCTAAAACATCTTCACTTTCAGCTTCTTGAAGTTTAGCTATTAATTCGGAAGTATTAGAAACCTCATGTGTCTTAGCCTCTTTGGTTTCTATTTCATTTGAATACCAATCAGCACCATAATTGGCTTTATTTAAAATATCTAAATTGATATTTTCTACATTTAAAATCGCACCTATTTGATTTGATTTACCTCTCGAATTTCCTAATAAATCATGAGTAATTGTTTCAAAATCAAAACCTTTATAAACTTCTATATCTTCGAAACCAGAAGTTGGAACAGAAATATTTGTACCAATATCTGTTAAAGATAATTCTTTAGAAATTAAACCATGACCGTTTGTAATTTCAACACCGTTATTGTAAATAATATTACTTGCAAAAGTTACACCATCGGCTTTGTCGTATTCTATAATTGGATTGGCATCACCAACAGAATTATATATTACATTATTTACAACTTCTGTTCTTAATGGTCTGGCCGAACGAATTTCTGATTTAGGCAAAACATCCGCTTGCGAAATGTTTGTACCAACTCCAAACTGCCAAGGCGAATCTGAATCTACAAAAGTATTGTAAGCAACTACCACATCTGTAACCTGATTATATCTATTTAATGGCGACTTTGGAATTCCATTCATAATTGCTATGGGACTTCTAAAGTTCTTTCCTTTTATTTTATAAAAAAGATTATTTATAACCCAATGGCCTGTGTTAATAATTCTAATTCCACCATATTGATCATTCTCGCCATCACCAATAAAATAATTACCATCCACCGTAACGTAGTTGCCATGACGTGTTACCACAGAACCTTCACTTTTATAAAACACATTGTTTTTTATGATGTTGAAATTAGTCTTGCTCGATATAATTTCTACTTCTCCGTTACATTCTTCAAATAAATTATTGGCAATCGTTGTATTACTAGGTGACATAGATGTGAAACTACTTCCTAATTGAATTGTTTCTCCTCTTGCTCCACCTTTTCTTGGTCTTGGGCCAAAATGATTATTTATAATTTTATGATAGTTTCTTATACTTTGGTTTCCCTTTAAATCTACCCTAACTGTTGGCCCGCCATTAGTTTTACCAGCAATATAACAGTTGCTTAACTCATTGTATTTTCCGTAGAATTGTACCCAAAGATTATCTTGATCTCTTTCTAAATTATTGAAATCTAGAATGACACAATTTGTAACTTTAGAGTGATTTGCAACTTCTTTGTCACTGGTTCTAAAAGCAATTACGTTAGTTTTAGGCGAATAACCATTTCTAAAAAACAAACCACTTACTTCTAAATAATTTCCACTAAGTTCTAAACTAGAAACACCTTCAATAAAAACTTTTCCAGGTGTTTCAGCCTTAATTGTGATTGGGTGTGCTTTTGTGCCATCTCCAGTAAATTTTATTTGAATATCTTTCCAAATACCATTGGCCATTACAATATTATCTCCGGGTTCGGCGTCCAAAATTGCTGATTCCAGTTCGGAAATATTCTTTACAGTGTTTGTTTTAGTCTCAAGTTTATCTTTACAGCTAAACATCAAAATCATTAAACTTACAAAAATTAGGTTCCTATTAATACACATTTTATAATTTGAAATATTATTCATTTTTATTAAAATCATTAAGTTTAAAACTAGTCTTTGTTATGCATTTTTCCAAAATTCTTGAATGGTCGATAAATCTTTTTTCATAGCGTTAAATACCTCTTTTTTATCAATTGAAATTTTCTTTTTTCCTTTTTCCGCACCTCCCAAATCGTATTCAAGATGAAGTGACACAGGTGGATTTAATTGATATTTCTTAAGGAGCTTAAAATATTTGTCAAAATCAACCATACCTTCACCTATAGGTGTATTAACAGCTTTCCATTTACCGTTTATCTTACCCCATTTAAAATCTTTTAATACTATAGTTTTGATATGAGACTTAAGAAGTTGTAAGCCGTTTTCCCAGGAAAATCCACCTTCAACCATGGCATGGCGGATATCATATTGTGTGCCAAAATAATCTGATTCTACGGTTTCTAAAATTTTCTTTATTTCCCAAAATGAAGCACCTACACTAGTTCCCGCATGATTTTGATAACATCCAATCAATCCCAACTCTTTATTTACTTCACCTAATTCCTTAATTTGAGTTTGGTATGTTTCTAGTGCTTCTTGCAATAATTGGTCATTAGGATATTTAAACCAATTGGTTCTATAATATTTTACTCCCGACGCTGAAGTCGCCTCCAACACATCCATATCAAGAGGATTGTTGACACTTTCAATACTCGTAGTAATGAGTTCACAATTTGAACCGCCTTCTTTAATCTCTCTTACTGCTTTGGGTAAATCGGTTTTAACTGAATGTGGTAATACATGACCTTTTGGCCTAACCGTTAAATCAACACCAGAAAATCCCATTTCAGCTGCCATTTCACCGGTATTTCTGTAATCTAAAAATTGGAGGTGTTTAGAAAAAATATTGACTGAAAGTTCTTCTTCTGAATTTGTTTCGGCCCATAATTCTAGAGGTACACTCATAAAGGGAATTAGACTTGCCGATAAGCAAGTTTTCTTAATAAAATCTCTTCTTGAAGTAGGGCTCACTGTAAATTATAAATTGGTTTACCAGTTTGGTTTACCAAATATATGTATATTTGTTTGTTACACAATGGTTTTATATCAATAATTTACAAAGTATGCCAACATTATCAAAAAATTCTCGTGAAAAATTACAAAAAATAAGTACTGCAACTATTGCAACATGCCTTTTTAAAAAAGGGCTAAAAAATCAGTTTATTCAGAATGTAGTACCACTTAAAAAAGGCAAACTTAATATGGTAGGAGAAGCATTCACCTTAAGATATATTCCTGCGAGAGAAGATTTAAACCATATTGGTGTTTTTACTGACCCAAAACATCCACAACGCGTTGCGGTAGAAACTTGTCCTAAGGGAGCTATATTAGTTATGGATAGTAGAAAAAATGCAAGAGCAGCTTCTGCGGGTTCTATTTTAGTTACGAGATTAATGAAACGCGGTGTTGCTGGAATTGTTACGGATGGAGGATTCAGAGACTCGGCTGAAATAGCTGAATTAAATATTCCTTCTTATCATCAACGTCCTTCTGCTCCTACAAATTTGACTTTACATCAAGCTTTAGATATAAATATTCCTATAGGCTGCGGAGATGTTGCTGTATTCCCTGGTGATGTTTTGGTTGGTGATGATGATGGCGTAATGGTAATTCCTTCAGAAATAGTAGATACTGTTGCCAATGAGTGTACAGAAATGACGGTTTATGAAAATTTTGTGTTGGAAAAGGTAAATGAGGGTCAGTCTATTATCGGTTTGTATCCACCAACAAATGAGGAAACTCTGGTTGCATTTGAAAATTGGAAAGCGGACAAATCGTGAATATTATAAATATCTTTAATTTTTAAATTAGATTTGAATTTTTCCAAAAAGAGAAATACAAATAAAATAAGTAATGGTCACTTCGCAATATCCCCGTGAGCAGGCTTTATTATTATATCTTTGAAATAAACTACCATATTAGGTCCTTTATGAACTTGTAAAGCGATAACACCTCCATCCGATTTCTTACTAATTTCCCTGTCAATAACATCAATGGTCTTTTTACCATTAATAAAATGTTGTAAATGGTTTTCTTTAGCAACGATTCTATAATTATTCCATTGATCTTGATTAATTATAGCCTGGATATTTTCACTCTTTTCAAATTGCTCAACTGTTTTCTTTCCATCTTCATTAATAGTAATTTTCTCTCCCCTTAATGCCATTATCCCTCTCCCATTTTCCTCATATAAAATTCCTGAATATTGAATTCCTGCCTCCATGTCTGCCTGATACCCAGCCACAGCAAAATCATCTTCACCCAAAACTTTAGCACGGTATTGAATGCCGCTATTGCCGCCTACAATTTTATATTTTAAGTTCAATTCAAAATCAGAAAACGAAGATTCATAAATTAAAAATGTGTTCTTATCTATCTTAATCTCATCGGTAGTTCGACCTACAATGCTGCCTTCTTCAACAGACCAAACACGAGCATCTCCTCTCCAATTATCAAGATTCTTTCCGTTGAATAAGGAAATGGTTTTTGAATCAACTTCTTCTTTTGCCTTTTCAGATTTACATGATACCGTGATGACACAAATCAATAAAACGATCAACTTTAATTTTTTCATTTCATATTTATTTTTTGTAAATCTCATGATTTTCATCCCCTCCAGAAAGTAAATAGGCAATAAAATCATTCAGTTCTTGCTCATTAAACCTATTTATTAGACCCAGTGGCATTGGTGAAATAGCAGATTCTTTTTCTGCTTTTATATTGCTTTTTTTGATGGTAGTAGTTATACTTGGAGAAAATGCACTCGTACTTATTTCAATTGCATCATCAGGCTCAGCTACCACTCTTCCAGTAACTGTATTTCCATTATTAAGAAGGTATTCATGGTATTGATATCGGTCTGAAATGGTTGATGAAGGATTTACAATGGCCTCTGCTAAATCTGTTAAAGAAAATCGAGTACTAATTTGCGTTAGATCTGGGCCTGTATCACCACCAATGCCTTTCATTGTATGACAATTAATGCATAGAGCTGCACGGTAAAGACCTTCTCCATTTTTAAAATTAGCCTTAGAAGAGTTCTTGCTGTAAGCAGACTTCACAGCTGCAACGGTCCAATTTTGACCAGGGCCTTTGGGTTGTTCCACACCTTCCATCCAATCTTTTGTTGCCTTAATGTCTTGATTGGCCAAAGATTCGTAATACGATGCTAATTCTTTAGGAGCATTTTTTATAGCATTATCTTGAATAGCTTTAATAAACTTAACATAAGAACGTCCTCCAGATTTTTTACGGGCAATATTGAACCACTTAAAATATCTAAATCGTAACTCATCATTCCATCCACTTCTTATTACACTTAAACTATTGGCATAACTTATGTTTTGTGCGTTAGGCATATTGGCAAGCATATTTTCTACATCTACGCCGTACTGTTCACTCCTTTTTGAAATATCTTCCGATAAGTATATTGACTTTAGATCTGAAGTAACGGTATCATTTTCCATACGCTCCAAGGTAGATTCAATAATATCTGACGCTTGTAAAAAGCTTAATGTTTTGCCCAACTCTTCATTGATAATTTTTGAACTCGCTAAATAGGAAGGCAATAAAATTGTTTTTATCCGTTTCTTTATACCTTCAGAAATAGGTTTTTTTTGCCTATTCAAAATCAACTGTAACGTTCTTACAAAATCGATTTTATTGGCATCAGTCAATGCAGACCAATCGATAGTTAATACTTTATTTAAGGCATTTAATCGATCAATATCATCTCCAAATCTAGCCGTAGATAAAGCCAATACAATAGTTTTTAAAGAAGTATTGTCTTCTTTTATTTTATCCTTCCAAAGGTTATAATCTTGATTTTCCAATGCAACTCTAGCTGCAAAACGTGTAAATCGATCTGAATGATCTAAATTTTCCAAAATAAAATCTAATTGGTCTGCATCTTTTTTAGCATGTAAAGCTTCTAATTTTTGACGAAATTCTCTTTCCCTTTTTCCTTCTGTGTTTTGAACGAATTCAATTTCATTTGTAGAAGTGTTGCCAACGTAACTTAATTTATACAAGGCTGATTCTAATCTTCTTCCTCCAGTTAGAAAATATAATGCTCCGTCATCTCCTACAATTCCGTTAGTTAGTGGCAGCGGAACTCCTGATAAAAACTCTGTTACTTCGGCCTCATAACTGCTCCCTTTTGGTTTTAAGTTGGCAAAATACATTGTACCATAACTCCAATCAAAAAGAAAAAGTCCATTCTTGTATTTTTCTGGAAATTTAAGTCCTTTAGAACTAAGTAATCCTGTTGGAGATCCTTGCCCTAAATTTGCTATTCCGGGCAAGTTATCTGGGTATTCTGCCATGAATTTTCCCGTTCCAGTACGCCAACCAAATTCCGCTCCACTAGTAAAATGACATAAACGAATTGGTCTATACCAAGGCATCCCGATATCATATTCCATATCAGAATCAAAACCAAATAATTCACCATCATCATTAAAAGCAATATCATAAGTGTTTCTCGTACCTACACTATGCAATGTCCATTTTTCTGTATCAATATCCACCTTTGCGACCCATCCACCAGGTGCCTTTATATCATTAGCATGCCCGCTTGGGTCCTTAATAATAGGCAACAAATTATCTTCTCCCCAAACTCTAGGCACAAGACTATTCATATCTTTCGGAATTTCAACATGGTTACCTACAACTAGATACATAGATTTCTTATCAGGTGATAGTTCAATATTATGTGGGCCATGTTCTCCAAAACTCCCCTTAAATATCATAAGTGTATCTACTTTATCAAACTCACTGTCATCATTACTATCAGTCATTTTGTAGAATCCACTATATATCTTTAAATCACGTTCAATATTTGCATTAACCATAGCATAAAGTGCTTCATTGTGCCATAGCAACCCCTGAGCCTGACCTATATTCATATCTAATTTTTTTACCGACGCACTATCTAACTTGTTCTTGGCATTGGGTAAAGTAACATGATATAAATGACCAAATTGGTCTGAAGTGTATAATCTTCCTTCATCATCTTTGGTAATACTCACCCAAGAACCTTGCTCGTGGTTGTTGGGATGATATAATATTTCAAGTTCAAACCCTTTAGGAATGGTTACATTGTGCATAATAATGGGTTCATCAGAAACATGTTCCTTCTCCTTTTTACATGAAATAAAAAAGAAGCTTATTAGGGCTATAAAAATGGCTTGATAACAATTGCTTTTAAGGTTCATTTTAGAAATTTATAAGGTTTAATAACAATATTACTTTAATTAATTGTTAAATTTATTGAATTCTCATTACAATTCTTCAAATACTATCAAGTTTCAGGTATTTTCTTTTGATTATTAAAAGAAACTTAAACTAATTGTTAAAAAGATTTGTAGTTAAAACTATTACTTAATCTTGTAAGGTTGGTACTAACGAATTTCTGATTCCCATTTCCAATCCACATAATTCAGCGAGACCCTTCATTCTCCCAAGCGTTGAGTAACCTGGGTAAAACTCATCTTTAATACCGACATCACTTAACAACAAATGACCATGATCTGCTCTTAGAGGTATAGCTACGTCTTTACTATTTTCATATTTTCTCCTAATCTGCTCCTTAACTATAAATTCCATGACTTTTGCCATAGGTGCACTACCTTCTAAATGGTTAGCCTCATAAAAACTTCCATCCTTTTCTAATTGAACACTTCGCAGATGTAAAAAATGAACTTTATTTGCAAAAGCATTAAAAATTTTAATCAAATCATTTTCCTTTTTGGCTCCTAATGAGCCTGTACAAAATGTTAGTCCATTGTAATAAGATGAGGAACAGTTTAAAAGAAATTTAATATCACTGCTATTACTTACAATTCTAGGTAAACCTAAAATAGGATATGGTGGATCGTCTGGGTGGACGCACATCTTAACTCCTAGTTTTTCTGCTTCTGGAATAATAGCTTTTAAAAAATAAACCAAATTTTCTTTTAGTTTTTGAGCATCAATATTTTCGTATTTTGCTAAACGATTTTTAAACTCTTCCATCTCCAAAACCTCTCTAGTACCTGGAAGACCAGCCATAATGGTGTTTTTTAATTTTTTAAACGATTTCTCATCCAAAGTATTTAAATAATCTTTTGCTTTATGCCTTGTTACAGCATCATATCCCTTAAAAGCAGCCTCTCGTTTAAGAATATACAACTCAAAAGCAGCAAAAGCGATAGCATCGAAACGTAAAGCTGAAGAACCGTTTGGTAATATGTAATTTAAATCGGTCCGTGTCCAATCTAATACTGGCATAAAATTATAGCAAACCGTTTTAATATCGTTATTTGCAAGATTGTGAAGGGTTTCAATATAATTATCTATATGTCTTTTAAAGTCTCCCGTGGCAGTTTTTATACTTTCACTTACATTAACACTTTCAACTACCGACCATTTTAGTCCACTGTTTTCAATCTCATTTTTACGTTCTTTAATAGCTTCGCTACTCCATACTTCACCAGCTGGTAAATGATGCAACGCATTTACCACTCCCGTTGCCCCAGTTTGTTTTATATCTTGAAGGGTAACGCCAAAATCGGAGCCAAACCATCTGAATGTTTTCTCTAAATATTCCATAGACTTTAAAAAATAATTAGACCCCCGAAAAAGAGCTAAACCCTCCGTCAACAGAAATAATAGTACCTGTTACAAAAGAGGAAGCATCACTCAGTAAATAATGTACCGCACCATTTAATTCAGAGGCATCTCCAAATCTTTTCATGGGTGTTTTGTTAATTACTATATTACCTCTTTCAGTGTAAGAACCATCTTCATTAGTCAACAATCGCCTGTTTTGATTTCCAATAAAAAAACCTGGAGCAATTGCGTTTACCCTTATTTTATCGTTAAACTTTGTAGCCAATTCCGTGGCTATCCATTTTGTAAAAATCTCTATACCAGCCTTGGCCATTGAATAACCCAACACTCTTGTAATAGCCTGCTTGGAAGCCATAGATGATATGTTTATTATTACGCCCGACCCTTGTTCTGCCATTTTTTTCCCTAATGTTAGAGATGGCAGTACAGAACCTAATAGGTTGAGATCAATTACTTTTTTTAAATCTCCTACAGAAATGTCAAAAATAGTTTGATCTGGGTTTACTGTCGCACCAGGCATATTACCACCCGCAGCATTAATTAAACCATCCAATCTACCGTATTTTTCGATAATTTTTTCAGAAATTTCAATTAATAAATTTTCATCCAATACGTCTGCTTCATAACTAATTGAAGAATTGGCAACAATTGCATTTAATTCATCAACACGCTTTAGGTTATTATCTCTATTATGCCCTAAAATGATAACTTTTGCACCGTTTTGGACTAAATATCCAGCCATAGAGCCTCCTAAAACACCAGCTCCGCCGGTAATTGCGATTACTTTATCTTTTATTGAAAATTTTTCGTTCATTATATTTTGTTAAGAAAGGTGATTTGATTCACTGAATTGAAATCTATTTTAGTATAATTAATTATAGACATACTTATGGTATAAAATTTCGACCTCTTTAAAGTATAACAAAAAGTTTTTTTGAATTTAATTGTTGCATCCATTAAAGTTTTTAGGTATTCCAAGTTTAAAATATTGTAACTGTTTAGTACTTTTTTTTACGCAAATAGGCCTTCAAGATACGTTTTTTTAAAAAAAAGTTTACTTAAAAAAGTATAAATTGTATTTAGGCTTTTTGTATTACGCTCTAGATACAGAAAAATATAGTTTCTCTTGTGTGAAAATAAAAAAAGCCCACTCTTCAGTGGACTATTTTTCTCTAACTAAACTATCAACTTAAACTAAATTTTATACTCTTTAAATGAGTGATTTTTTAGGGAAGCGAATTTGCCTAATCTAATCAGGCAAATTCACAAAATAAATTATAGCAATTTTCCCATTTTCGCTTTTATACTGTAATTGACTTAAATTTGGTAATAAATGTTTCTTTTTAGGGACTTACAAAAAGTTTACTTTATGTTTCATCTATTAATTTAATGTCAAGAGTATTAAAAGTTATATTTTTTTTAACTAATTAGTTACGACTCTTCAT from Aureibaculum sp. 2308TA14-22 includes:
- a CDS encoding polysaccharide lyase family 7 protein; protein product: MKKALYIILIIFTVFSCKSEAKKTETKAEVETEKTVKYPSEVIPFMDQWKVLLGDGTYVDDLVNYQKDDFFYVENDGKTNWVVYKAPNSGITSRTSSNTRTELGQKAHWIPETGGKLTGTLKVRHVSTTGDATRASSFSVVIGQIHSDEGHENEPLKIYYKKFPGHTKGSVFWNYEINTEGDNIGRFDYSSPVWGHDFSVVGSSPTEYPEEPNDGITLGEEFSYEVNVHQGIMYLTFKSEGHETIKYTKSLVKSEFATKEDIPEQVIKVYENREKGGGVERETAYAGELNYFKQGAYNQANGESTKSETYGGDITKQYKNGSYAEVWFKEATVGKSTEPNKN
- a CDS encoding chondroitinase-B domain-containing protein — protein: MNNISNYKMCINRNLIFVSLMILMFSCKDKLETKTNTVKNISELESAILDAEPGDNIVMANGIWKDIQIKFTGDGTKAHPITIKAETPGKVFIEGVSSLELSGNYLEVSGLFFRNGYSPKTNVIAFRTSDKEVANHSKVTNCVILDFNNLERDQDNLWVQFYGKYNELSNCYIAGKTNGGPTVRVDLKGNQSIRNYHKIINNHFGPRPRKGGARGETIQLGSSFTSMSPSNTTIANNLFEECNGEVEIISSKTNFNIIKNNVFYKSEGSVVTRHGNYVTVDGNYFIGDGENDQYGGIRIINTGHWVINNLFYKIKGKNFRSPIAIMNGIPKSPLNRYNQVTDVVVAYNTFVDSDSPWQFGVGTNISQADVLPKSEIRSARPLRTEVVNNVIYNSVGDANPIIEYDKADGVTFASNIIYNNGVEITNGHGLISKELSLTDIGTNISVPTSGFEDIEVYKGFDFETITHDLLGNSRGKSNQIGAILNVENINLDILNKANYGADWYSNEIETKEAKTHEVSNTSELIAKLQEAESEDVLELNDGVFEISESLIIDKTITIQSKGNTEIIYEGVANTPAFSLNPYGKLSLKNVKLKGNASNYAFASLKENMSNHFGLSVSNSDISDFNYVLKVYKQSFSERVTFENTTISNCENGIELSEETNDRGDYNTEYLTIDNCNFNNVKQNVIDYYRGGYDESTIGGNLLVSNSTFTNCGVKEKNKRLFNHNGIVNVNITKNTFKNNPVQFISILWGAKNNVASDNTIINSGQIKSEENLVMTLMY
- a CDS encoding sugar phosphate isomerase/epimerase family protein; protein product: MSVPLELWAETNSEEELSVNIFSKHLQFLDYRNTGEMAAEMGFSGVDLTVRPKGHVLPHSVKTDLPKAVREIKEGGSNCELITTSIESVNNPLDMDVLEATSASGVKYYRTNWFKYPNDQLLQEALETYQTQIKELGEVNKELGLIGCYQNHAGTSVGASFWEIKKILETVESDYFGTQYDIRHAMVEGGFSWENGLQLLKSHIKTIVLKDFKWGKINGKWKAVNTPIGEGMVDFDKYFKLLKKYQLNPPVSLHLEYDLGGAEKGKKKISIDKKEVFNAMKKDLSTIQEFWKNA
- a CDS encoding ribonuclease activity regulator RraA, with product MPTLSKNSREKLQKISTATIATCLFKKGLKNQFIQNVVPLKKGKLNMVGEAFTLRYIPAREDLNHIGVFTDPKHPQRVAVETCPKGAILVMDSRKNARAASAGSILVTRLMKRGVAGIVTDGGFRDSAEIAELNIPSYHQRPSAPTNLTLHQALDINIPIGCGDVAVFPGDVLVGDDDGVMVIPSEIVDTVANECTEMTVYENFVLEKVNEGQSIIGLYPPTNEETLVAFENWKADKS
- a CDS encoding 3-keto-disaccharide hydrolase is translated as MKKLKLIVLLICVITVSCKSEKAKEEVDSKTISLFNGKNLDNWRGDARVWSVEEGSIVGRTTDEIKIDKNTFLIYESSFSDFELNLKYKIVGGNSGIQYRAKVLGEDDFAVAGYQADMEAGIQYSGILYEENGRGIMALRGEKITINEDGKKTVEQFEKSENIQAIINQDQWNNYRIVAKENHLQHFINGKKTIDVIDREISKKSDGGVIALQVHKGPNMVVYFKDIIIKPAHGDIAK
- the uxuA gene encoding mannonate dehydratase, translating into MEYLEKTFRWFGSDFGVTLQDIKQTGATGVVNALHHLPAGEVWSSEAIKERKNEIENSGLKWSVVESVNVSESIKTATGDFKRHIDNYIETLHNLANNDIKTVCYNFMPVLDWTRTDLNYILPNGSSALRFDAIAFAAFELYILKREAAFKGYDAVTRHKAKDYLNTLDEKSFKKLKNTIMAGLPGTREVLEMEEFKNRLAKYENIDAQKLKENLVYFLKAIIPEAEKLGVKMCVHPDDPPYPILGLPRIVSNSSDIKFLLNCSSSYYNGLTFCTGSLGAKKENDLIKIFNAFANKVHFLHLRSVQLEKDGSFYEANHLEGSAPMAKVMEFIVKEQIRRKYENSKDVAIPLRADHGHLLLSDVGIKDEFYPGYSTLGRMKGLAELCGLEMGIRNSLVPTLQD
- a CDS encoding SDR family oxidoreductase — protein: MNEKFSIKDKVIAITGGAGVLGGSMAGYLVQNGAKVIILGHNRDNNLKRVDELNAIVANSSISYEADVLDENLLIEISEKIIEKYGRLDGLINAAGGNMPGATVNPDQTIFDISVGDLKKVIDLNLLGSVLPSLTLGKKMAEQGSGVIINISSMASKQAITRVLGYSMAKAGIEIFTKWIATELATKFNDKIRVNAIAPGFFIGNQNRRLLTNEDGSYTERGNIVINKTPMKRFGDASELNGAVHYLLSDASSFVTGTIISVDGGFSSFSGV